The Corallococcus exiguus genome has a window encoding:
- a CDS encoding sigma-54-dependent Fis family transcriptional regulator: protein MAGLEGLDLKELLALEPKGGVIRFAGQRALLMDPVALGLLRKELIGMLGMTAARGIFTRLGYAHGWRTAEAMKTAVPWTDEAEWRRSGGRLHTLMGQVRVERIERTDKDGPEPFAEAQWSDSYEAEQHLLHLGQAEEPVCWSLTGFASGYLSYCNNKPIYCAELKCVGKGDAFCHIVGRPEAEWSTECTEFLRFYETQCMEGVLGQVTEALRQAERKLRAKRQSLARVSGVTEDPTGMVARSESMQRVLNLARRSAKVDTTVLVTGESGVGKERIARLIHDESGRAHKAFIAVNCAAVTESLLESELFGHAKGAFTGATHDRPGLFEAAHGGTLFLDEVGEVPPAMQAKLLRALQEREVRRVGENTSRKVDVRVVAATNRELAEEVRLGRFRQDLFYRLRVIELRIPPLRERREDILPLARLLLAETGERLGRRVNGLAPDAADQLLRYTWPGNVRELGNAVERAVALSEGPRMERDDLPEEVRAAPPSLVPTGNPRRLEDMEKEYILAVLAQNGGNRSRTAEQLDIGVATLYRKLKQYGHPEAAH from the coding sequence GTGGCGGGTCTGGAAGGTTTGGACTTGAAGGAGCTCCTGGCGCTCGAGCCGAAGGGCGGAGTCATCCGCTTCGCCGGGCAGCGGGCGCTGTTGATGGATCCGGTGGCGCTGGGCCTCCTGCGCAAGGAGCTCATCGGGATGCTGGGGATGACGGCCGCGCGCGGCATCTTCACGCGGCTGGGCTACGCGCACGGCTGGCGCACGGCGGAGGCGATGAAGACCGCGGTGCCGTGGACGGATGAAGCGGAGTGGCGCCGCTCGGGTGGCCGGCTGCACACGCTGATGGGCCAGGTGCGCGTGGAGCGCATCGAGCGCACGGACAAGGACGGACCGGAGCCCTTCGCGGAAGCGCAGTGGAGCGACTCCTATGAGGCCGAGCAGCACCTGCTCCACCTGGGCCAGGCGGAGGAGCCCGTGTGCTGGAGCCTCACCGGCTTCGCGTCCGGCTACCTGAGCTACTGCAACAACAAGCCCATCTACTGCGCGGAGCTCAAGTGCGTGGGCAAGGGCGACGCGTTCTGCCACATCGTGGGCCGCCCGGAGGCGGAGTGGAGCACCGAGTGCACGGAGTTCCTGCGCTTCTATGAAACGCAGTGCATGGAGGGCGTGCTCGGGCAGGTGACGGAGGCGCTGCGGCAGGCGGAGCGCAAGCTGCGCGCGAAGCGTCAGTCGCTGGCGCGCGTGTCCGGCGTGACGGAGGACCCGACGGGCATGGTGGCGCGCTCGGAGTCCATGCAGCGCGTGCTCAACCTGGCGCGCAGGTCCGCCAAGGTGGACACCACGGTGCTCGTCACCGGCGAGAGCGGCGTGGGCAAGGAGAGAATCGCCCGGCTCATCCACGACGAGTCCGGCCGCGCGCACAAGGCCTTCATCGCCGTGAACTGCGCCGCGGTGACGGAGAGCCTCCTGGAGAGCGAGCTGTTCGGCCACGCGAAGGGCGCCTTCACCGGCGCCACGCACGACCGGCCCGGCCTCTTCGAGGCGGCGCACGGCGGCACCCTCTTCCTGGACGAAGTGGGCGAGGTGCCTCCCGCCATGCAGGCCAAGCTCCTGCGCGCCCTCCAGGAGCGCGAGGTGCGCCGCGTGGGGGAGAATACCAGCCGCAAGGTGGACGTGCGCGTGGTGGCGGCCACCAACCGCGAGCTGGCCGAGGAGGTCCGCCTGGGCCGCTTCCGCCAGGACCTCTTCTACCGTCTGCGCGTCATCGAGCTGCGCATCCCGCCCCTGCGCGAACGCCGTGAGGACATCCTCCCCCTGGCGCGGCTGCTGCTGGCGGAGACCGGCGAGAGGCTGGGCCGCCGCGTGAATGGCCTGGCCCCGGACGCGGCGGATCAACTGCTGCGCTACACCTGGCCGGGCAACGTGCGCGAGCTGGGCAACGCCGTCGAGCGTGCGGTGGCGCTGAGCGAAGGCCCGCGAATGGAGCGCGACGACTTGCCGGAAGAGGTGCGCGCCGCGCCGCCCAGCCTTGTCCCCACCGGCAACCCGCGCCGGCTGGAGGACATGGAGAAGGAATACATCCTCGCGGTGCTGGCGCAGAACGGCGGCAACCGCTCACGCACCGCGGAGCAGTTGGACATCGGCGTGGCCACGCTCTACCGGAAGCTCAAGCAGTACGGCCACCCGGAGGCCGCGCACTGA
- a CDS encoding dioxygenase family protein: MPTGVDRREVLQGVAAAGVAGVMGPGPSVVRQVAPALFVSHGSPMTALDADEYPQALKRFGDGAGAVKALVVVSAHWETDARVHVTAMAAPPLVYDFYGFPEEMYRLRYAPPGAPALAEDVVARLAAAGVPAVADGERGLDHGVWVPLRHAFPEARVPVLQVALPADATPAQVARMGEALRPLRSEGVLLMGSGGVVHNLRRVNFRSKLASVEPWAAEFDAWVAGKLAARDFLGLQSWMDAPNARVAHPSAEHWLPIYFVLGAALPEDRITPVFEGFHHGTLSMRSFALRA, translated from the coding sequence ATGCCTACCGGGGTGGACAGACGCGAGGTGCTGCAGGGCGTGGCGGCCGCCGGGGTGGCGGGAGTGATGGGGCCTGGTCCCTCGGTCGTCCGGCAGGTGGCGCCGGCGCTGTTCGTCTCGCACGGCTCGCCGATGACGGCGCTGGACGCGGACGAATATCCCCAGGCGCTCAAGCGCTTTGGTGACGGCGCGGGCGCGGTGAAGGCGCTGGTGGTGGTGTCCGCGCACTGGGAGACGGACGCGCGCGTGCACGTCACGGCGATGGCCGCTCCGCCGCTCGTCTACGACTTCTACGGCTTCCCGGAGGAGATGTACCGGCTGCGCTACGCGCCGCCCGGCGCCCCTGCGCTGGCCGAGGACGTGGTGGCGCGACTGGCCGCGGCGGGTGTGCCCGCGGTGGCGGATGGCGAGCGCGGTCTGGATCACGGCGTCTGGGTGCCTCTTCGGCATGCGTTCCCGGAGGCGCGCGTGCCCGTGTTGCAGGTGGCGCTGCCGGCGGACGCGACGCCCGCGCAGGTGGCGCGCATGGGCGAGGCGCTGCGTCCTTTGCGCTCGGAGGGCGTGCTGCTCATGGGCAGCGGCGGGGTGGTTCACAACCTGCGCCGGGTGAATTTCAGATCCAAGCTGGCGTCCGTTGAACCATGGGCCGCCGAGTTCGACGCGTGGGTCGCCGGAAAACTTGCCGCACGTGACTTCCTTGGGCTTCAGTCATGGATGGATGCACCGAATGCGCGGGTCGCGCATCCATCCGCCGAGCATTGGTTGCCCATTTATTTCGTCCTCGGAGCTGCCCTCCCCGAGGACCGCATCACCCCGGTGTTCGAGGGCTTCCATCACGGAACCTTGTCCATGCGCAGCTTCGCGCTGCGCGCCTGA
- a CDS encoding YceI family protein, translated as MKMSLKSVITLVAVAAPSFAFASAWEIDSSHSSAQFAVKHMMVSNVRGTFSNVKGNVNLDDKDITKSTIEATLDATTINTNEPKRDEHLKSPDFFDTAKFPTITFKSTKVAKAGKDKLNVTGDLTMHGVTKPVTLAVEGPTAETKDAWGNVRRGAVATTKIKRSDFGLTWNKALEAGGVAVGDEVTITLDLETTKKPDAAAAPTATDKK; from the coding sequence ATGAAGATGTCGCTCAAGTCCGTCATCACGCTGGTCGCCGTCGCCGCCCCCTCGTTTGCCTTCGCGTCCGCGTGGGAGATCGACTCGTCGCACTCCAGCGCGCAGTTCGCCGTGAAGCACATGATGGTGTCCAACGTGCGTGGCACGTTCAGCAACGTGAAGGGCAACGTCAACCTGGATGACAAGGACATCACCAAGTCCACCATCGAGGCGACCCTCGACGCGACCACCATCAACACCAATGAGCCCAAGCGCGACGAGCACCTGAAGAGCCCTGACTTCTTCGACACGGCGAAGTTCCCCACCATCACCTTCAAGTCCACGAAGGTGGCGAAGGCCGGCAAGGACAAGCTGAACGTCACGGGCGACCTGACGATGCACGGCGTGACCAAGCCCGTGACGCTGGCCGTGGAAGGCCCGACGGCGGAGACGAAGGACGCCTGGGGCAACGTGCGCCGCGGCGCCGTGGCGACCACGAAGATCAAGCGCAGCGACTTCGGCCTGACCTGGAACAAGGCGCTGGAGGCTGGCGGCGTGGCGGTGGGTGACGAGGTGACCATCACCCTGGACCTGGAGACCACGAAGAAGCCGGACGCGGCGGCGGCCCCGACGGCCACGGACAAGAAGTAG
- a CDS encoding rhomboid family intramembrane serine protease: MRPMRGFNRGGGGFGDMFPSLDSMAAKLAIAFVGISALFLATSRGQGGLLLLNPADVILRFRVWELVTYAFVATGPLGILFGGLIIWSIGGFLESTWGGKRLLLVAVGIPFVAGLITTALALVMPMSIYAGGSVMTAVLWVAYGLVIGKGQANFWGIPLTGNWFAAIGAGFTVLNMLTAGSWRAVAPEIFGLVLVFVYVRGASPKRLMLQLQHWRLQRQLRDRSKHLRVVDRNRPSDRDQFLN, encoded by the coding sequence ATGCGACCCATGCGGGGCTTCAATCGAGGCGGCGGCGGTTTCGGCGACATGTTCCCGAGCCTGGATTCGATGGCCGCCAAGCTGGCGATAGCGTTCGTGGGCATCTCCGCCCTGTTCCTGGCGACCTCACGCGGGCAGGGCGGGCTGCTGCTGCTCAACCCGGCGGACGTGATTCTGCGCTTCCGAGTCTGGGAGCTGGTCACCTACGCCTTCGTGGCCACGGGCCCGCTGGGCATCCTCTTCGGCGGCCTCATCATCTGGTCCATCGGTGGCTTCCTGGAGTCCACCTGGGGCGGCAAGCGGCTCTTGCTGGTCGCGGTGGGCATCCCGTTCGTCGCGGGCCTCATCACCACGGCGCTGGCCCTGGTGATGCCCATGAGCATCTACGCGGGCGGCTCCGTGATGACGGCGGTGCTGTGGGTGGCGTACGGGCTCGTCATCGGCAAGGGGCAGGCGAACTTCTGGGGCATCCCGCTGACGGGCAACTGGTTCGCGGCCATTGGCGCGGGCTTCACGGTGCTGAACATGCTGACCGCGGGCTCCTGGCGCGCGGTGGCGCCGGAGATCTTCGGCCTGGTGCTGGTGTTCGTCTACGTGCGCGGCGCGAGCCCCAAGCGGCTGATGCTCCAGTTGCAGCACTGGCGCCTGCAGCGGCAGCTGCGCGACCGCTCCAAGCACCTGCGCGTGGTGGACCGCAACCGCCCGTCGGACCGCGACCAGTTCCTCAACTGA
- a CDS encoding acetyl-CoA C-acetyltransferase, giving the protein MKSVSKNEEIYFLSGKRTPFGTYGGSLKDLSATDLAVESAKAALAQAGVSPELIEHVVYGNVVQTSSDAIYLPRHVGLRTGVPVPVPALGVNRLCGSGFQAFVTAAEMMLTGGAEAVLAGGTESMSQAPHVIRGARWGIPLGKGGLEDMLWTALTDSYTGQPMALTAEQLAVDYGLTQDDVDQYAVLTQKRFAAAQEAGRLADEIAPVTIKGKKGDTVVSKDEHNRPETTVEGLRKLPKVFKKDGVVHAGAASGICDGAGSMVMATRGFVEKHGLKPVARLVNWGVSGCDPKIMGIGPAPAIRNLLQRADAKLTDVDLFEVNEAFAPQYLAVEKELGLPRDATNVNGGAIAVGHPLGASGARITMTLAYELKRRGARYGIGSACIGGGQGIAVLVEAL; this is encoded by the coding sequence ATGAAGAGCGTGTCCAAGAACGAGGAAATCTACTTCCTGTCCGGCAAGCGCACCCCGTTCGGTACCTACGGCGGCAGCCTCAAGGACCTGAGCGCCACCGACCTGGCCGTGGAGTCCGCGAAGGCGGCCCTGGCCCAGGCGGGCGTCTCCCCGGAGCTCATCGAGCATGTCGTCTACGGCAACGTCGTCCAGACGAGCTCGGACGCCATCTACCTGCCGCGCCACGTGGGCCTGCGCACGGGCGTGCCTGTGCCGGTGCCCGCGCTGGGCGTCAACCGGCTGTGCGGCTCCGGCTTCCAGGCCTTCGTCACGGCCGCGGAGATGATGCTGACGGGCGGCGCGGAGGCCGTCCTCGCGGGCGGCACGGAGTCCATGAGCCAGGCGCCCCACGTCATCCGCGGCGCGCGCTGGGGCATCCCCCTGGGCAAGGGCGGCCTGGAGGACATGCTCTGGACGGCCCTGACGGACAGCTACACCGGCCAGCCCATGGCGCTCACCGCCGAGCAGCTGGCGGTGGACTACGGCCTCACCCAGGACGACGTGGACCAGTACGCCGTCCTCACCCAGAAGCGCTTCGCCGCGGCGCAGGAGGCGGGCCGGCTGGCGGATGAAATCGCGCCGGTGACGATCAAGGGCAAGAAGGGCGACACGGTGGTTTCCAAGGACGAGCACAACCGTCCGGAGACCACGGTGGAGGGGCTGCGCAAGCTGCCCAAGGTGTTCAAGAAGGACGGCGTGGTGCACGCGGGCGCGGCCAGCGGCATCTGCGACGGCGCGGGCTCCATGGTCATGGCCACGCGCGGGTTCGTGGAGAAGCACGGCCTCAAGCCCGTGGCGCGGCTCGTCAACTGGGGCGTGTCCGGCTGCGACCCGAAAATCATGGGCATTGGCCCCGCGCCGGCCATCCGCAACCTGCTCCAGCGCGCGGACGCGAAGCTGACGGACGTGGACCTCTTCGAGGTCAACGAGGCCTTCGCGCCCCAGTACCTGGCGGTGGAGAAGGAGCTGGGCCTGCCACGCGACGCCACCAACGTCAACGGCGGCGCCATCGCCGTGGGCCACCCGCTGGGCGCCTCCGGGGCCCGCATCACCATGACGCTGGCGTACGAGCTGAAGCGCCGGGGCGCCCGCTATGGTATCGGGTCCGCCTGCATCGGTGGCGGCCAGGGCATCGCGGTGCTGGTCGAGGCGCTCTAG